In Sparus aurata chromosome 2, fSpaAur1.1, whole genome shotgun sequence, a single genomic region encodes these proteins:
- the LOC115572305 gene encoding LOW QUALITY PROTEIN: extracellular calcium-sensing receptor-like (The sequence of the model RefSeq protein was modified relative to this genomic sequence to represent the inferred CDS: substituted 2 bases at 2 genomic stop codons): MAQVTFLEGMTSTQRWAERTWALLQLLLVASVSVSLTEEPMCRRRGDHENPLLSKDGDIMLGGIFSIHNKWNDRQDTYMHKPLPLHCTSLNFRGFQYVQAMLFAIEEINNSTDLLPDISLGYKIYDACVSIARGVMVALALANGDEVVSAPSEAPCTRTAQVQAIMGETFSSPCMAIATVIGPFHIPLISHLATCACLSDKTKYPSFLRTIPSDYYQSRALAQLVKYFGWTWVGAIRSNDDYGNNGMATFTETAQQLGICLEYSVSFFRTDPPVKIQKIIDIIKASTSKVIVTFLSPSEVYVLMHEFFYHNLTGYQWVGTEAWIFDSETAARDRHHILDGAIGLSIPKAHVSGMREFMLDVKPLNSSSNELFAKFWEKLFSCKFNKSKSTDGNQRECTGHEDVTGVQNSFTDMSLMPIFYNIYKGVYAVAHALHNILSCNKACNDLHXCIYSXILQHIKKIWFKTKEGDEVYFNENGDPAAKYEIVNWQPPENGIVDFVAVGLYDASLPADKQLTLQNTSLFWAQNSPQVPLSVCSEKCPLGTRKVLQKGKPVCCYDCLRCAEGEINNITDSVTCVRCDHEFWSNERRDACVKKEADFLSYEEIMGALLTAASLFGTCMTAVVAFIFFRYRQTPIVRANNSELSFLLLFSLSLCFLCSLTFIGRPSEWSCMLRHTAFGITFVLCISCIMGKTIVVLMAFRATLPGSDVMKWIGPAQQKLSVLGFTLIQVIICILWLTISPPFPFKNFKTFKDKIILECALGSSVGFWAVLGYIGLLAVLCFSLAFLARKLPDNFNEAKFITFSMLIFCAVWITFIPAYVSSPGKFSVAVEIFAILASSFGLLICIFIPKCYIILMKPEKNTKKNMMGKGAPKSL; encoded by the exons ATGGCGCAGGTGACGTTCTTGGAAGGTATGACATCCACACAGAGATGGGCAGAGAGGACTTGGGCACTGTTACAGCTGTTGCTGGTggcatctgtttctgtttctttgacTGAGGAGCCAATgtgcaggaggagaggggatcATGAGAATCCTCTGCTATCTAAAGATGGAGACATTATGCTGGGAGGAATCTTTTCAATCCATAACAAATGGAATGACAGACAGGATACGTACATGCACAAGCCATTGCCACTGCATTGCACCAG TTTGAATTTCAGAGGGTTCCAGTATGTCCAGGCTATGCTCTTTGCCATAGAGGAGATTAATAACAGCACAGACCTACTACCTGATATCTCTCTGGGATATAAGATCTATGATGCATGTGTCTCAATTGCCAGAGGTGTGATGGTTGCACTGGCCTTGGCTAATGGTGATGAAGTGGTATCTGCACCCTCTGAGGCACCATGCACCAGAACCGCCCAAGTACAGGCCATTATGGGAGAGACCTTTTCTTCTCCTTGCATGGCCATAGCTACTGTCATTGGACCATTTCATATCCCACTG ATCAGCCACTTAGCTACTTGTGCTTGCCTCAGTGATAAAACCAAGTACCCATCATTCCTCAGAACAATACCCAGTGACTACTACCAGAGCAGAGCCCTGGCCCAGTTGGTCAAGTACTTTGGCTGGACTTGGGTTGGAGCTATTAGATCAAATGATGATTATGGCAATAATGGCATGGCCACATTCACAGAAACTGCCCAGCAGCTGGGTATCTGTCTGGAGtactctgtgtctttctttaGAACAGATCCACcagtcaaaatacaaaaaataatcgATATTATCAAGGCTTCCACCTCCAAGGTGATTGTCACTTTCCTCTCCCCCTCGGAGGTGTATGTGTTAATGCATGAGTTCTTTTACCACAACTTGACTGGGTACCAGTGGGTAGGCACTGAGGCCTGGATCTTTGATTCTGAAACTGCCGCAAGGGACAGACATCACATTCTGGATGGTGCCATTGGCCTGTCCATTCCCAAAGCACATGTCAGTGGCATGAGAGAGTTCATGTTGGATGTGAAGCCGCTCAATTCATCTAGTAATGAATTGTTTGCAAAGTTTTGGGAGAAATTATTTAGCTGCAAGTTCAACAAGTCAAAGTCCACAGACGGGAATCAGAGAGAATGTACTGGACATGAAGATGTGACTGGAGTGCAGAACAGCTTCACTGATATGTCACTCATGCCCatcttttacaatatttataaagGAGTGTATGCTGTGGCCCATGCACTTCATAATATTCTGAGTTGTAATAAAGCAT GTAATGATCTACATTGATGCATATATTCTTAGATTTTGCAGCACATAAAAaagatttggttcaaaacaaAGGAAGGAGATGAAGTTTACTTTAATGAGAATGGAGACCCAGCAGCAAAGTATGAAATTGTAAATTGGCAGCCACCTGAAAATGGCATTGTGGACTTTGTTGCAGTCGGTCTTTATGATGCATCTTtacctgcagacaaacagctgactCTGCAAAATACATCCTTATTTTGGGCCCAGAACTCACCACAG GTGCCTTTGTCAGTTTGCAGTGAGAAATGTCCCCTGGGAACTCGCAAGGTTCTGCAGAAAGGAAAGCCTGTCTGCTGCTATGACTGTTTAAGATGTGCAGAGGGAGAAATCAATAACATCACAG ATTCCGTCACATGTGTGCGATGTGACCATGAGTTCTGGTCAAATGAGAGAAGAGATGCCTGTGTAAAGAAGGAGGCAGATTTTCTCTCATATGAAGAGATTATGGGAGCACTGCTCACTGCAGCATCTCTCTTTGGAACATGCATGACTGCTGTTGTGGCGTTCATTTTCTTCAGATACAGACAGACTCCTATTGTCAGGGCCAacaactctgagctgagcttcctgctgctcttctctttgagtctatgtttcctgtgttctctGACCTTCATCGGCCGGCCCTCTGAGTGGTCCTGCATGCTGCGACACACAGCATTCGGCATCACCTTTGTCCTCTGTATCTCTTGTATCATGGGGAAAACAATAGTGGTGTTAATGGCCTTCAGGGCCACACTCCCAGgtagtgatgtgatgaaatggATTGGGCCTGCACAGCAGAAACTCAGTGTTCTGGGTTTCACTCTTATACAAGTTATTATATGTATCCTCTGGTTAAcaatttctcctccttttccatttaagaattttaaaacattcaaggATAAAATCATCTTAGAGTGTGCTCTTGGCTCATCTGTAGGCTTTTGGGCTGTACTTGGTTACATAGGACTTCTGGCCGTGTTGTGTTTTAGTCTTGCTTTTCTGGCTCGGAAACTGCCTGATAATTTCAATGAAGCCAAATTTATCACCTTTagcatgctgatattctgtGCAGTATGGATCACTTTTATCCCAGCATATGTAAGCTCTCCTGGCAAGTTCAGTGTTGCTGTGGAGATATTTGCTATTCTGGCTTCAAGTTTTGGACTGCTCATTTGTATCTTTATTCCAAAATGTTACATTATCTTAATGAAACCAGAgaagaatacaaaaaagaatATGATGGGGAAGGGGGCACCTAAGTCATTGTGA
- the LOC115573111 gene encoding extracellular calcium-sensing receptor-like: protein MHDPLHLQCTSLNFRGFQYAQAMLFAIEEINNSTDMLPGVSLGCNIYDACASIARGVRVALALANGNEVVSEPAEAPCTRIAKVQAILGETFSSPCMAIATVIGPFHIPLISHFATCACLSDKTKYPSFLRTIPSDYYQSRALAQLVKYFGWTWVGAIRSNDDYGNNGMATFTETAQQLGICLEYSVSFYRADPSVKIQKLIDIIKASTSKVIITFLSPTELYVLMHEFFNHNLTGYQWVGTEAWIFDSETAARDRHHILDGAIGLSIPKAHVSGMREFMLDVKPLNSSSNELFTEFWETFFRCKFNMSKSSSENQRECTGNEDVTEVQNSFTDMSLMPIFYNVYKGVYAVAHALHNILSCNETCNTKVQLDPFMIFQHIRKIQFTTKEGDEVYFNENGDPAAKYEIINWQPTENGFVDFVTVGLYDASLPADKQLSLRNKPLIWAQNSQQVPSSVCSEKCPPGTRKVLQKGKPVCCYDCFRCAEGEISNTTDSITCVRCDPEFWSNEGRDACVKKEAEFLSYKDIIGALLTAASLFGTCMTAVVALIFFRYRQTPIVMANNSELSFLLLFSLSLCFLCSLTFMGRPSEWSCMLRHTAFGITFVLCISCVLGKTIVVLMAFRATLPGSDVMKWFGPAQQKLSVLGFTLIQVIICILWLTISPPFPFKNFKESKNKIIVECALGSAVGFWAVLGYIGLLAMLCFILAFLARKLPDNFNEAKFITFSMLIFCAVWITFIPAYVSSPGKFSVAVEIFAILASSFGLLTCIFIPKCYIILLKPEKNTKKNMMGK from the exons ATGCATGACCCATTGCATCTCCAGTGCACCAG TTTAAATTTCAGAGGGTTCCAGTATGCCCAAGCTATGCTCTTTGCCATAGAGGAGATTAATAACAGCACAGACATGCTGCCTGGCGTCTCTCTAGGATGTAATATCTATGATGCCTGTGCATCCATTGCCAGAGGTGTGAGGGTCGCACTGGCCTTGGCTAATGGTAATGAAGTGGTATCTGAACCTGCTGAGGCACCATGTACAAGAATTGCCAAAGTACAGGCCATTTTGGGAGAGACCTTTTCCTCTCCCTGCATGGCCATAGCTACTGTCATTGGACCCTTTCATATCCCACTG aTCAGCCACTTTGCTACTTGTGCTTGTCTCAGTGATAAAACCAAATACCCATCTTTCCTCAGAACAATACCCAGTGACTACTACCAGAGCAGAGCCCTGGCTCAGTTGGTCAAGTACTTTGGCTGGACTTGGGTTGGAGCTATTAGATCAAATGATGATTATGGCAATAATGGCATGGCCACTTTTACAGAAACTGCCCAGCAGCTGGGTATCTGTCTGGAGTACTCTGTTTCTTTCTACAGGGCAGATCCATCAGTCAAAATACAAAAGCTAATTGACATTATCAAGGCTTCCACTTCCAAGGTGATTATCACTTTTCTCTCCCCCACGGAGCTGTATGTGTTAATGCATGAGTTCTTTAACCACAACTTAACTGGGTATCAGTGGGTAGGCACTGAGGCCTGGATCTTTGATTCTGAAACTGCAGCAAGGGACAGACATCACATTCTGGATGGTGCCATAGGCCTGTCCATTCCCAAAGCACATGTCAGTGGCATGAGAGAGTTCATGTTGGATGTGAAGCCACTAAATTCATCTAGTAATGAATTGTTTACAGAGTTTTGGGAGACATTTTTTAGGTGCAAATTCAACATGTCAAAGTCATCATCAGAGAATCAGAGAGAATGTACTGGAAATGAAGATGTGACTGAAGTGCAAAACAGCTTCACTGATATGTCGCTCATGCCGATCTTTTACAATGTTTATAAAGGAGTGTATGCTGTGGCCCATGCACTTCATAATATTCTCAGCTGTAATGAAACATGTAACACCAAGGTGCAGCTAGATCCATTTATG ATTTTTCAGCACATAAGAAAGATTCAGTTCACAACAAAGGAAGGAGATGAGGTTTACTTTAATGAGAATGGAGACCCAGCAGcaaagtatgaaattataaactGGCAGCCAACAGAAAATGGCTTTGTGGACTTTGTCACAGTCGGTCTTTATGATGCATCTTTACCTGCAGACAAACAACTGAGTTTGCGAAATAAGCCTTTGATTTGGGCACAGAACTCACAACAG GTGCCTTCGTCAGTTTGCAGTGAGAAATGTCCCCCAGGAACTCGAAAGGTTCTGCAGAAAGGAAAGCCTGTCTGCTGCTATGACTGTTTCAGATGTGCAGAAGGAGAAATCAGCAACACCACAG attCCATCACCTGTGTGCGATGTGACCCTGAGTTCTGGTCAAATGAGGGAAGAGATGCCTGTGTAAAGAAGGAGGCAGAGTTTCTCTCATATAAAGACATTATTGGAGCACTGCTCACTGCAGCATCTCTCTTTGGAACATGTATGACTGCTGTCGTTGCATTGATTTTCTTCAGATACAGACAGACTCCTATTGTCATGGCCAATAACTCTGAGCTGAGCTTtctgctgctcttctctttgagtctgtgttttctgtgttctcTGACCTTCATGGGCCGGCCCTCTGAGTGGTCCTGCATGCTGCGACACACAGCATTCGGCATCACCTTTGTCCTGTGTATCTCTTGTGTTCTGGGGAAAACAATAGTGGTGTTAATGGCCTTCAGGGCCACACTCCCAGgtagtgatgtgatgaaatggtTTGGGCCTGCACAGCAGAAACTCAGTGTTCTGGGTTTTACTCTTATACAAGTTATCATTTGTATCCTCTGGTTAAcaatttctcctccttttccttttaaGAATTTTAAGGAGTCAAAGAACAAAATCATAGTAGAGTGTGCTCTGGGCTCAGCTGTAGGCTTTTGGGCTGTACTTGGGTACATTGGACTTCTGGCCATGTTATGTTTTATTCTTGCTTTTCTGGCTCGGAAACTGCCTGATAATTTCAATGAAGCCAAATTTATCACCTTTagcatgctgatattctgtGCTGTATGGATCACTTTTATCCCAGCGTATGTCAGCTCTCCTGGGAAGTTCAGTGTGGCTGTGGAGATATTTGCTATTCTGGCCTCAAGTTTTGGACTGCTCACTTGtatttttattccaaaatgttATATCATCTTACTGAAAccagagaaaaatacaaaaaagaacatGATGGGTAAATAG
- the LOC115572313 gene encoding extracellular calcium-sensing receptor-like has protein sequence MDKPLPLQCTSLNFREFQFAQAMLFALEEINNSTDILPGISLGYMFYDVCGSIARGVRVALALANGNELVSAPSEELCTRPAQVQAIMGETSSSPCMAISTVIGPFHIPLISHFATCACLSDKTKYPSFLRTIPSDYYQSRALAQLVKYFGWTWVGAIRTNDDYGNNGMATFVETAQQLGICLEYSVAVFRTDPPDKLQKIVDIIKASTSKVIVAFLSHMDMDVLIHELSHHNLTGYQWVGSESWIFDSHTAAMDRHHILDGAIGLFIPKAHVSGMKEFMLDVKPLNSSSNELFAEFWETLFSCKFKQSKSSAGNLTECTGHEDVTKVQNSFTDMSLMPIFNNVYKGVYAVAHALHNILSCNKKCNNKVQLDPFLILQHIRKIQFKTKEGDEVYFNENGDPVAKYEIINWQPTENGIVDFVTVGLHDASLPVDKQLNLLNKSLIWAQKSQQVPLSVCSEKCLPGTRKVLQKGKPICCYDCLRCAEGEISNMTDSITCVRCDPEFWSNEGRDACVKKEAEFLSYKEIMGALLTAASLLGTCMTAVVAFIFFRYRQTPIVRANNSELSFLLLFSLSLCFLCSLTFIGRPSEWSCMLRHTAFGITFVLCISCVLGKTIVVLMAFRATLPGSDVMKWFGPAQQKLTVLGFTLIQVIICILWLTISPPFPFKNFKEFKDKIILECALGSAVGFWAVLGYIGLLAMLCFSLAFLARKLPDNFNEAKFITFSMLIFCAVWITFIPAYVSSPGKFSVAVEIFAILASSFGLLICIFIPKCYIILLKPEKNTKKNMMGKGAPK, from the exons ATGGACAAACCACTGCCACTGCAGTGCACCAG TTTGAATTTCAGAGAGTTCCAGTTTGCACAGGCTATGCTTTTTGCATTAGAAGAGATTAATAACAGCACAGACATACTGCCTGGCATCTCGCTGGGCTACATGTTTTATGATGTCTGTGGTTCCATTGCCAGAGGTGTGAGGGTTGCACTGGCCTTAGCTAATGGCAATGAACTTGTGTCTGCACCCTCAGAGGAACTATGTACCAGACCTGCCCAAGTACAGGCCATAATGGGAGAGACATCTTCTTCTCCTTGCATGGCTATATCTACTGTCATTGGACCCTTTCATATCCCACTG atCAGCCACTTTGCTACTTGTGCTTGTCTCAGTGATAAAACCAAGTACCCATCATTCCTCAGAACAATACCCAGTGACTACTACCAGAGCAGAGCCTTGGCTCAATTGGTAAAGTACTTTGGTTGGACTTGGGTCGGAGCTATTCGAACAAATGATGATTATGGTAATAATGGCATGGCCACATTCGTAGAAACTGCCCAGCAGCTGGGTATCTGTCTGGAGTACTCTGTGGCTGTCTTTAGAACAGATCCACCAGACAAATTACAAAAGATAGTTGACATTATCAAGGCTTCCACTTCCAAAGTGATTGTCGCTTTCCTTTCCCACATGGATATGGATGTGTTAATACATGAATTGTCTCACCACAACTTGACTGGGTATCAGTGGGTAGGAAGTGAGAGCTGGATCTTTGATTCCCACACTGCTGCCATGGATAGGCATCACATTCTGGATGGTGCCATAGGCCTGTTCATACCAAAAGCACATGTCAGTGGCATGAAAGAGTTCATGTTGGATGTTAAACCGCTCAATTCATCGAGTAATGAATTGTTTGCAGAGTTTTGGGAGACATTATTTAGCTGTAAGTTCAAGCAGTCAAAGTCATCAGCAGGGAATTTGACAGAATGTACTGGACATGAAGATGTGACTAAAGTACAAAACAGTTTCACTGATATGTCACTCATGCCTATCTTTAACAATGTCTATAAAGGAGTGTATGCTGTGGCCCATGCACTTCATAATATCCTCAGctgtaataaaaaatgtaacaacaaGGTGCAACTGGATCCATTTCTG ATTTTACAGCACATTAGAAAGATTCAGTTCAAAACAAAGGAAGGAGATGAAGTTTACTTTAATGAGAATGGAGACCCAGTAGCAAAGTATGAAATCATAAACTGGCAGCCAACAGAAAATGGCATTGTGGACTTTGTCACAGTTGGTCTTCATGATGCATCTTTACCTGTAGACAAACAGCTGAATCTGTTAAATAAGTCTTTAATTTGGGCACAGAAATCACAGCAG GTGCCTTTGTCAGTTTGCAGTGAGAAATGTCTCCCAGGAACTCGCAAGGTTCTACAGAAAGGAAAGCCTATCTGCTGCTATGACTGTTTAAGATGTGCAGAGGGAGAGATCAGCAATATGACAG ATTCTAtcacctgtgtgagatgtgacCCCGAGTTCTGGTCCAATGAGGGAAGAGATGCCTGTGTAAAGAAGGaagcagagtttctctcataCAAAGAGATTATGGGAGCACTGCTCACTGCAGCTTCTCTTCTTGGAACATGCATGACTGCCGTTGTGGCGTTCATTTTCTTCAGATACAGACAGACTCCTATTGTCAGGGCCAacaactctgagctgagcttcctgctgctcttctctttgagtctgtgtttcctgtgttctctGACCTTCATCGGCCGGCCCTCTGAGTGGTCCTGCATGCTGCGACACACAGCATTCGGCATCACCTTTGTCCTCTGTATCTCTTGTGTTCTGGGGAAAACAATAGTGGTGTTAATGGCCTTCAGGGCCACACTCCCAGgtagtgatgtgatgaaatggtTTGGGCCTGCACAGCAAAAACTTACTGTTCTTGGTTTCACTCTTATACAAGTTATCATTTGTATCCTCTGGTTAACTATTTCTCCCCCTTTTCCATTTAAGAATTTTAAGGAATTCAAGGACAAAATCATCTTAGAGTGTGCTCTGGGCTCAGCTGTAGGCTTTTGGGCTGTACTTGGTTACATAGGACTTCTGGCCATGTTATGTTTTAGTCTTGCTTTTCTGGCTCGGAAACTGCCTGATAATTTCAATGAAGCCAAATTTATCACCTTTagcatgctgatattctgtGCAGTATGGATCACTTTTATCCCAGCGTATGTCAGCTCACCTGGGAAGTTTAGTGTAGCTGTGGAGATATTTGCTATTCTGGCTTCAAGTTTTGGACtgctcatttgtatttttattccaaaatgttatattatcttactgaaaccagagaagaatacaaaaaagaacATGATGGGAAAGGGGGCACCAAAGTGA